One window from the genome of Oryza glaberrima chromosome 3, OglaRS2, whole genome shotgun sequence encodes:
- the LOC127766387 gene encoding coleoptile phototropism protein 1-like, whose translation MTKTKNSDTGIDKNCFIRAYQAVMVPKCGYIRKAVAAARGGITTTVEFDLSTLPGGVDAFDKAARDCYGANFQLSVRNAAALLCASAFLDMQPPLARWPDASTRPRSWRQGRAPWLRRHGKASAPASRGEIGEAVRQPPGPLLTRGCLAPLRPGVAAAAPASSGLARAREAKLRGGRLVPSPLAAAWRLSGLVWRWPGAGEEGEAARRRCDHGGFGRRAAGN comes from the coding sequence atgacaaaaacTAAGAACTCTGACACTGGCATCGACAAAAACTGCTTCATACGTGCCTACCAGGCGGTGATGGTGCCCAAGTGCGGCTACATCCGCaaggccgtcgcggcggcgcgtggtggcatcaccaccaccgtcgAGTTTGACCTCTCCACGCTGCCCGGCGGCGTCGATGCCTTCGACAAGGCCGCGCGCGACTGCTACGGTGCCAACTTCCAGCTATCAGTGCGCAACGCGGCCGCGCTTCTCTGCGCCTCTGCCTTCCTCGACATGCAGCCGCCGTTGGCCCGGTGGCCAGACGCCTCCACACGCCCCCGGTCGTGGCGGCAGGGCAGGGCGCCCTGGTTGCGGCGACACGGCAAGGCCTCGGCCCCGGCCTCGCGCGGCGAGATAGGCGAAGCTGTGAGGCAGCCGCCCGGTCCCCTCCTCACTCGCGGCTGCCTGGCACCTCTCCGGcctggcgtggcggcggcggctccagctagctccggcctggcgcgggcgagggaggcgaagCTGCGAGGCGGCCGCCTGGTCCCCTCCCCACTCGCGGCGGCCTGGCGCCTCTCCGGCCTGGTGTGGCGGTGGCCTGGCGCGGGCGAGGAAGGCgaagcggcgaggcggcgatgcgacCACGGGGGATTTGGGCGTCGGGCGGCAGGAAACTGA
- the LOC127765195 gene encoding phosphatidylinositol 4-phosphate 5-kinase 1 yields MARAETSKGSIQRGNTLPNGDIYVGSFDGLVPHGPGKYMWTDGALYDGEWDKSKMTGRGLIQWPSGASYEGDFRGGFIDGAGTFKGVDGSVYKGSWRMNKKHGMGTMVYSNSDTYEGFWNEGLPDEFGKYTWADGNVYIGRWKSGKMNGSGVMQWINGDTLDCNWLNGLAHGKGYCKYASGACYIGTWDRGLKDGHGTFYQPGSKIPCNLEVSDCLTSHDGTSASSSSNEKITIGLLFLLQKLCKNWRLRRFLHRPRRISNGTTPVFDDNSGSHLCQDVSSKSFSADDQCLQDSEVDKDSVYEREYVQGVLIMEQPKNEDSRMSESGIAQENNWEKQAKGPMETIYKGHRSYYLMLNLQLGIRYTVGKITPVPLREVRSNDFGPRARIKMYFPCEGSQYTPPHYSVDFFWKDYCPMVFRNLREMFHIDAADYMMSICGGDSLKELSSPGKSGSIFYLSQDERFVIKTLRKTELKILLKMLPKYYNHVKAYDNTLITKFFGVHRITLKPGRKVRFVVMGNMFCTELRIHRKYDLKGSTQGRSTKKQNINENTTLKDLDLSYVFHVDKPWREALFRQIALDCMFLESQSIIDYSMLLGIHFRAPNHLKSITSCQNALESTGISAETECSVALHHEETISSKGFLLVAADEPGPAVRGSHIRGSMVRAAEGGYEEVDLVLPGTGRFRVQLGVNMPARARKVQEDVNVEVENRDTIEEYDVVLYLGIIDILQEYNVSKRVEHAVKSLKFDPLSISAVDPNLYSRRFISFLEKVFPEQD; encoded by the exons ATGGCCCGAGCAGAGACAAGCAAGGGGAGCATCCAGAG GGGTAATACCCTTCCAAATGGGGACATCTACGTGGGGAGCTTCGATGGGTTAGTCCCTCATGGACCGGGAAAGTATATGTGGACAGATGGAGCTCTTTATGATGGTGAGTGGGACAAGAGTAAAATGACCGGGAGAGGACTAATTCAGTGGCCTTCTGGTGCATCCTATGAAGGTGACTTCCGTGGAGGTTTCATTGATGGAGCAGGCACTTTCAAGGGAGTTGATGGCTCAGTTTACAAAGGTTCTTGGAGGATGAACAAGAAGCATGGTATGGGGACAATGGTTTACTCTAACTCCGACACTTATGAAGGTTTCTGGAATGAAGGTTTACCTGATGAATTTGGTAAATACACATGGGCTGATGGCAACGTATACATTGGAAGATGGAAATCAGGCAAAATGAATGGCAGCGGGGTAATGCAGTGGATAAATGGTGATACTCTTGACTGTAATTGGCTCAATGGCCTGGCTCATGGCAAAGGTTACTGCAAATATGCATCTGGGGCTTGCTACATTGGTACATGGGATAGAGGACTAAAGGATGGCCATGGTACATTTTATCAACCTGGAAGCAAAATTCCTTGTAACCTTGAAGTTTCTGACTGTCTAACAAGTCATGATGGTACAAGTGCTTCAAGTTCTAGTAATGAAAAGATCACTATTGGACTGTTATTTCTATTGCAAAAACTGTGCAAGAATTGGAGGTTGCGTAGGTTTCTTCATCGGCCCAGACGTATTTCAAATGGTACCACACCAGTTTTCGATGATAATTCTGGAAGCCATCTATGCCAAGATGTATCAAGTAAATCATTTTCAGCTGATGATCAGTGTCTACAAGACAGTGAAGTTGATAAAGATTCGGTTTATGAACGGGAATATGTACAAGGAGTGCTTATCATGGAACAACCAAAAAACGAAGATTCAAGAATGTCAGAGAGCGGTATAGCACAAGAAAATAACTGGGAGAAACAAGCTAAAGGACCAATGGAGACTATTTACAAGGGCCATAGGAGCTATTATCTAATGCTTAACTTGCAACTTGGCATCAG GTATACTGTAGGTAAAATTACCCCTGTGCCTTTGCGTGAAGTTCGTTCAAATGATTTTGGACCTCGAGCACGAATAAAAATGTACTTCCCTTGTGAGGGATCCCAGTATACCCCTCCGCACTACTCTGTCGATTTCTTTTGGAAAGACTATTGTCCGATGGTCTTCCG GAATCTTCGAGAAATGTTTCATATCGATGCTGCAGATTACATGATGTCTATATGTGGTGGTGATAGTCTAAAGGAGCTTTCTTCACCTGGGAAAAGTGGCAGCATTTTCTATCTTTCTCAAGATGAACGTTTTGTTATAAAAACATTGAGGAAAACTGAGCTGAAG ATACTATTGAAGATGCTTCCAAAGTATTACAATCATGTCAAAGCTTATGATAATACGCTCATTACAAAATTCTTTGGCGTGCACAGGATTACTCTGAAACCTGGAAGAAAG GTCCGTTTTGTTGTCATGGGAAATATGTTTTGTACTGAACTGCGAATTCATCGTAAGTATGACTTAAAGGGCTCTACACAAGGCCGATCAACAAAGAAGCAAAATATAAATGAGAACACAACACTAAAGGACCTTGACCTATCATATGTTTTTCACGTGGATAAACCATGGAGGGAGGCACTTTTCAG GCAGATAGCTCTTGATTGTATGTTCCTGGAATCCCAATCTATAATTGACTATAGCATGCTATTGGGAATCCATTTCCGAGCTCCCAATCACCTGAAGAGTATCACATCATGTCAGAACGCTCTTGAAAGTACTGGAATTTCAGCTGAAACGGAAT GTAGTGTTGCACTGCATCATGAGGAGACAATTTCTTCAAAGGGATTTCTACTAGTTGCTGCTGATGAGCCAGGTCCAGCAGTACGTGGTTCGCACATAAGAGGAAGCATGGTTAGGGCAGCAGAAGGTGGTTATGAAGAAGTTGATCTTGTTTTGCCAGGCACTGGAAG GTTCCGTGTTCAGCTAGGGGTGAACATGCCAGCTCGAGCTCGGAAAGTGCAAGAGGACGTGAACGTAGAAGTAGAAAACAGGGACACCATTGAAGAGTATGATGTTGTCCTATACCTTGGTATCATCGACATACTACAAGAGTATAATGTGTCCAAAAGAGTTGAGCATGCTGTCAAATCACTAAAATTCGACCCTCTTTCGATATCAGCTGTTGATCCAAATTTGTATTCGAGACGATTTATAAGTTTCTTGGAGAAGGTTTTCCCTGAGCAAGATTGA
- the LOC127765196 gene encoding uncharacterized protein LOC127765196, translated as MAAATEKTAEEIRRELQELQRQHREISERLRDPRGLRRGAPAAAGPGGPRPLRGFPRPAVDLVDQSAPKRRILSAVVKVEDTEAKEDVKKEAEAEGPEGGSAAAEGGERRDGGFRRDGSQRMPRRELDMSLPEPLPREFPKDEDQSLVKRNKRMLGKLLVGTLEKFQQEDKKLSNTEAYMRRSEVQRKADQKAREESERLRQQEREQAIEKRKRDMMLRARVAAKAEEKRLELLYMQWAEHHKKLSNFLRTTAEPPIYYMPAKPIIDDPAIAEENKEKAFQEWKSERRAELTQFQKQVEEQYMSNVERQLERMQNARNARRVNGPSNMQEMDKELDTHRAEHGPKTRRVLEGGNDDDDDMDDMAVEDELMDEVLGINEPISDEQTKPSEEAADGVPVSEEVQ; from the exons atggccgcCGCGACGGAGAAGACGGCCGAGGAGATCCGCCGCGAGCTCCAGGAGCTCCAGCGCCAGCACCGCGAG ATCAGCGAGCGCCTCCGAGACccccgcggcctccgccgcggcgcgcccgcCGCTGCAGGACCCGGCGGGCCCCGCCCACTTCGCGGATTCCCTAGACCA GCTGTGGATTTGGTGGACCAGTCTGCGCCTAAGCGGAGGATTCTATCTGCAGTGGTTAAA GTGGAGGATACTGAAGCTAAGGAGGATGTCAAGAAGGAAGCGGAGGCAGAGGGGCCGGAGGGCGGTTCGGCTGCTGCTGAAGGCGGTGAGAGGAGGGATGGTGGGTTCAGGAGGGATGGGAGCCAGCGCATGCCGAGGAGG GAGCTTGATATGTCATTGCCAGAACCTCTCCCGAGGGAATTTCCCAAGGATGAGGATCAAAGCCTTGTGAAGAGGAACAAGAGGATGCTGGGGAAGCTTCTTGTCGGTACATTAGAG AAATTTCAGCAAGAGGACAAAAAACTGTCCAACACAGAGGCTTATATGCGCAGATCAGAGGTTCAGCGAAAG GCTGATCAAAAGGCTCGTGAGGAAAGTGAAAGGTTGCGGCAGCAAGAGCGAGAGCAAGCAATAGAGAAGCGTAAGCGTGATATG ATGCTGCGTGCTCGAGTAGCTGCTAAGGCAGAAGAAAAGAGGTTGGAGCTGTTATACATGCAGTGGGCTGAGCATCACAAAAAGCTGTCCAATTTCTTAAG GACAACTGCGGAACCACCAATTTACTACATGCCAGCTAAACCAATAATTGATGATCCGGCTATTGCTGAGGAGAACAAGGAAAAG GCATTTCAAGAATGGAAATCTGAACGCAGGGCTGAGCTGACTCAGTTTCAAAAGCAAGTCGAAGAACAGTACATGTCTAATGTTGAGAGGCAGTTGGAAAGGATGCAGAATGCGCGGAATGCACGGAGGGTTAATGGTCCTTCAAACATGCAAGAAATGGACAAGGAGCTGGACACGCACAGGGCGGAGCATGGTCCAAAAACTCGACGAGTTCTTGAGGGTGGcaatgacgatgacgatgatatGGACGATATGGCCGTGGAAGATGAGCTGATGGATGAAGTCCTTGGCATTAACGAGCCAATCAGCGATGAGCAAACCAAGCCGTCTGAAGAAGCTGCTGATGGTGTTCCGGTGTCTGAGGAAGTGCAATAg
- the LOC127765596 gene encoding UDP-glycosyltransferase 91C1-like, with protein MDSGYSSSYAAAAGMHVVICPWLAFGHLLPCLDLAQRLASRGHRVSFVSTPRNISRLPPVRPALAPLVAFVALPLPRVEGLPDGAESTNDVPHDRPDMVELHRRAFDGLAAPFSEFLGTACADWVIVDVFHHWAAAAALEHKVPCAMMLLGSAHMIASIADRRLERAETESPAAAGQGRPAAAPTFEVARMKLIRTKGSSGMSLAERFSLTLSRSSLVVVRSCVEFEPETVPLLSTLRGNPLAFLGLMPPSHEVRREDSEDATVRWLDAQPAKSVVYVALGSEVPLGVEKVHELALGLELAGTRFLWALRKPTGVSDADLLPAGFEERTRGRGVVATRWVPQMSILAHAAVGAFLTHCGWNSTIEGLMFGHPLIMLPIFGDQGPNARLIEAKNAGLQVARNDGDGSFDREGVAAAIRAVAVEEESSKVFQAKAKKLQEIVADMACHERYIDGFIQQLRSYKD; from the exons ATGGACTCCGGCTACTCCTcctcctacgccgccgccgccgggatgcACGTCGTGATCTGCCCGTGGCTCGCCTTCGGCCACCTGCTCCCGTGCCTCGACCTCGCCCAGCGCCTCGCGTCGCGGGGCCACCGCGTGTCGTTCGTCTCCACGCCGCGGAACATATCCCGCCTCCCGCCGGTGCGCCCCGCGctcgcgccgctcgtcgccttCGTGGCGCTGCCGCTCCCGCGCGTCGAGGGGCTCCCCGACGGCGCCGAGTCCACCAACGACGTCCCCCACGACAGGCCGGACATGGTCGAGCTCCACCGGAGGGCCTTCGACGGGCTCGCCGCGCCCTTCTCGGAGTTCTTGGGCACCGCGTGCGCCGACTGGGTCATCGTCGACGTCTTCCACCACtgggccgcagccgccgctctcGAGCACAAG GTGCCATGTGCAATGATGTTGTTGGGCTCTGCACATATGATCGCTTCCATAGCTGACAGACGGCTCGAGCGCGCGGAGACAGAGTCGCCTGCGGCTGCCGGGCAGGGACGcccagcggcggcgccaacgTTCGAGGTGGCGAGGATGAAGTTGATACGAACCAAAGGCTCCTCGGGAATGTCCCTCGCCGAGCGCTTCTCCTTGACGCTCTCGAGGAGCAGCCTCGTCGTCGTGCGGAGCTGCGTGGAGTTCGAGCCGGAGACCGTCCCGCTCCTGTCGACGCTCCGCGGCAATCCTCTTGCCTTCCTTGGCCTTATGCCGCCGTCGCATGAAGTCCGCCGCGAGGACAGCGAGGATGCCACCGTCCGCTGGCTCGACGCGCAGCCGGCCAAGTCCGTCGTGTACGTCGCGCTAGGCAGCGAGGTGCCACTGGGAGTGGAGAAGGTCCACGAGCTCGCGCTCGGGCTGGAGCTCGCCGGGACGCGCTTCCTCTGGGCTCTGAGGAAGCCCACTGGCGTCTccgacgccgacctcctccccgccggctTCGAGGAGCGcacgcgcggccgcggcgtcgtggcgACGAGATGGGTTCCTCAGATGAGCATACTGGCGCACGCCGCCGTGGGCGCGTTCCTGACCCACTGCGGCTGGAACTCGACCATCGAGGGGCTCATGTTCGGCCACCCGCTGATCATGCTGCCGATCTTCGGCGACCAGGGACCGAACGCGCGGCTAATCGAGGCGAAGAACGCCGGATTGCAGGTGGCAAGAAACGACGGCGATGGATCGTTCGACCGAGAAGGCGTCGCGGCGGCGATTCGTGCAGTCGCGGTGGAGGAAGAAAGCAGCAAAGTGTTTCAAGCCAAAGCCAAGAAGCTGCAGGAGATCGTCGCGGACATGGCCTGCCATGAGAGGTACATCGACGGATTCATTCAGCAATTGAGATCTTACAAGGATTGA